The following are encoded in a window of Phocoena phocoena chromosome 2, mPhoPho1.1, whole genome shotgun sequence genomic DNA:
- the NKX2-1 gene encoding homeobox protein Nkx-2.1 → MWSGGGGKARGWEAAAGGRTSPGRLSRRRIMSMSPKHTTPFSVSDILSPLEESYKKVGMEGGGLGAPLAAYRQGQAAPPAAAMQQHAVGHHGAVTAAYHMTAAGVPQLSHSAVGGYCNGNLGNMSELPPYQDTMRNSTSGPGWYGANPDPRFPAISRFMGPASGMNMSGMGGLGSLGDVSKNMAPLPSAPRRKRRVLFSQAQVYELERRFKQQKYLSAPEREHLASMIHLTPTQVKIWFQNHRYKMKRQAKDKAAQQQLQQDSGGGGAGCQQQQAQQQSPRRVAVPVLVKDGKPCQAGAPAPGAASLQGHAQQQAQQQAQAAQAAAAAISVGSGGPGLGAHPGHQPGSAGQSPDLAHHATSPAALQGQVSSLSHLNSSGSDYGTMSCSTLLYGRTW, encoded by the exons ATGTGGTCCGGAGGCGGTGGGAAGGCGCGGGGCTGGGAGGCCGCGGCGGGAGGGAGGACCAGCCCCGGCAGGCTCAG ccGCCGCCGAATCATGTCGATGAGTCCAAAGCACACGACTCCGTTCTCAGTGTCTGACATCTTGAGTCCCCTGGAGGAAAGCTAcaagaaagtgggcatggagggcGGCGGCCTCGGGGCTCCGCTGGCGGCTTACAGGCAGGGCCAGGCGGCACCGCCGGCCGCCGCCATGCAGCAGCACGCCGTGGGGCACCACGGCGCCGTCACCGCCGCCTACCACATGACGGCTGCGGGGGTGCCCCAGCTCTCGCACTCCGCCGTGGGGGGCTACTGCAACGGCAACCTGGGCAACATGAGCGAGCTGCCGCCGTACCAGGACACCATGCGGAACAGCACCTCGGGCCCCGGATGGTACGGCGCCAACCCGGACCCGCGCTTCCCCGCCA TCTCCCGCTTCATGGGCCCGGCGAGCGGCATGAACATGAGCGGCATGGGCGGCCTGGGCTCTCTGGGGGACGTGAGCAAGAACATGGCCCCACTACCAAGCGCACCGCGCCGGAAGCGCCGGGTGCTCTTCTCGCAGGCGCAGGTGTACGAGCTGGAGCGACGCTTCAAACAACAGAAGTACCTGTCCGCGCCCGAGCGCGAGCACCTGGCCAGCATGATCCACCTGACGCCCACGCAGGTCAAGATCTGGTTCCAGAACCACCGCTACAAGATGAAGCGCCAAGCCAAGGACAAGGCGGCACAGCAGCAACTGCAGCAGGATAGCGGCGGCGGGGGCGCCGGGTGCCAGCAGCAGCAAGCGCAGCAGCAGTCACCGCGCCGCGTGGCTGTGCCGGTCCTGGTGAAAGACGGCAAACCCTGCCAGGCGGGCGCCCCTGCGCCGGGCGCCGCCAGCCTGCAAGGCCACGCGCAGCAGCAGGCGCAGCAGCAGGCGCAGGCCGCTCAGGCGGCGGCAGCAGCTATCTCAGTGGGCAGCGGCGGCCCCGGCCTCGGCGCGCACCCGGGCCACCAGCCGGGCAGCGCGGGCCAGTCTCCGGACCTGGCGCACCACGCCACCAGCCCCGCGGCGCTGCAGGGCCAGGTCTCCAGCCTGTCCCACCTGAACTCCTCGGGCTCGGACTACGGCACCATGTCCTGCTCCACCTTGCTATATGGTCGGACCTGGTGA